In Thermoanaerobacterium sp. PSU-2, one DNA window encodes the following:
- the nifS gene encoding cysteine desulfurase NifS, which translates to MNRIYLDNAATTPLKKEVLDAMMPYLSNSFGNPSSLYSYGQEAKKAIEEARDKVANAIYANADEIFFTSGGTESDNWALKGAAYALKDKGNHIITSSVEHHAILHTCQYLESQGFEITYLPVDEYGLVDTNELKKAIKDNTILASIMYANNEIGTIEPIQELANVSHEKGVLFHTDAVQAVGNVPIDVKKLDVDMLSMSAHKIYGPKGVGALYIRKGLRIDTLLQGGPQERNRRAGTENVAGIVGFGTAIELITKNIDEHIKKLTRLRDKLIDGILKIPYTRLNGHPIKRLPGNVNVSFEFVDGESLILSLDMEGICVSSGSACTAGNIDPSHVLLAIGLPEEIAHGSLRLTIGEENTEEEIDTVINKLPKIVDRLRQMSPLFERVKEEKKLV; encoded by the coding sequence ATGAATAGGATTTATCTCGACAATGCGGCGACTACTCCACTTAAAAAAGAAGTTTTAGATGCGATGATGCCGTATTTAAGCAATAGCTTTGGCAATCCTTCTTCACTTTACTCTTATGGACAAGAAGCTAAAAAGGCAATTGAAGAAGCCAGAGATAAAGTGGCCAATGCAATTTACGCTAATGCAGATGAGATTTTTTTTACAAGCGGAGGTACAGAGTCAGACAACTGGGCTTTAAAAGGTGCTGCGTATGCCTTAAAAGACAAAGGTAACCACATAATAACATCCAGCGTAGAACACCATGCAATACTGCATACATGCCAATACCTTGAGAGCCAAGGATTTGAAATAACTTATTTGCCTGTAGATGAGTATGGATTAGTAGATACAAATGAATTGAAAAAAGCCATAAAAGACAATACAATACTTGCATCGATAATGTATGCAAACAATGAGATAGGTACTATAGAGCCAATCCAAGAGCTTGCAAATGTGTCTCATGAGAAAGGTGTATTGTTTCATACAGATGCAGTACAAGCTGTTGGAAATGTGCCTATCGATGTAAAAAAATTGGATGTGGATATGTTGTCAATGTCAGCCCATAAAATATATGGGCCTAAAGGAGTTGGAGCACTTTACATTAGAAAGGGCTTAAGAATTGATACACTTTTACAAGGTGGTCCGCAGGAGAGAAACAGGAGAGCAGGGACAGAAAACGTGGCTGGAATTGTGGGATTTGGAACGGCGATAGAACTTATCACTAAAAACATCGATGAGCACATAAAGAAGTTGACAAGACTTAGAGATAAGCTTATTGATGGGATACTAAAAATACCATATACCCGCCTAAATGGACATCCAATAAAGAGACTTCCTGGAAATGTCAATGTTTCTTTCGAATTTGTTGATGGCGAATCGCTTATATTAAGTCTTGACATGGAAGGAATCTGCGTATCCAGCGGTTCTGCATGTACCGCCGGAAACATTGATCCATCTCACGTACTATTAGCGATTGGACTGCCAGAAGAAATAGCCCATGGTTCATTGAGACTTACCATAGGAGAAGAAAATACGGAAGAAGAAATCGATACGGTAATAAATAAGCTGCCTAAAATCGTAGATAGATTGAGGCAGATGTCGCCACTTTTTGAAAGGGTTAAAGAGGAGAAAAAACTTGTATAA
- a CDS encoding RluA family pseudouridine synthase, translating to MNIANIVNIIAEKDDVDKRIDSFLASEVDFTRSYLKKLILDELVKVNGKSVKPNYKVKEGDVIDLNIPEAEEIDLKPENIPLDIIYEDDDIIVVNKPQGMVVHPAPGNLSGTLVNALLYHCTNLSGINGELRPGIVHRLDKDTSGVMVVAKNDKAHLELSNQIKNRTILKKYLAIVEGVIKSDEGAVEAPIGRDHIERKKMAVVKDGRYALTLYRVLERYKNNSLVEAVIKTGRTHQIRVHMAYIGHPIVGDEVYGYKKQRFNLSGQALHSKLLGLVHPSKKVYMEFEAPVPEYFEKLMKVLKEKQ from the coding sequence ATGAACATAGCTAATATTGTGAATATAATTGCTGAAAAAGACGATGTAGATAAAAGAATAGACTCTTTTTTAGCTTCAGAAGTAGATTTTACAAGATCATATTTAAAGAAGTTGATATTAGATGAACTTGTTAAAGTTAATGGTAAATCAGTAAAGCCTAATTACAAGGTAAAAGAAGGCGATGTGATAGACCTAAATATACCTGAGGCAGAAGAAATAGACTTAAAACCAGAAAACATTCCTCTTGATATTATTTACGAAGATGATGATATAATTGTTGTGAATAAGCCTCAAGGTATGGTGGTTCACCCTGCTCCTGGTAATTTAAGTGGTACACTTGTCAATGCGCTTTTATACCATTGCACTAATTTGTCAGGCATAAATGGAGAATTGAGGCCGGGGATTGTCCATAGGCTTGATAAAGATACTTCTGGCGTAATGGTTGTTGCTAAAAATGACAAAGCTCATCTTGAGCTTTCAAATCAAATAAAAAACAGGACTATTTTAAAGAAATATTTAGCGATCGTTGAGGGAGTAATTAAAAGCGATGAAGGAGCTGTAGAGGCTCCAATAGGAAGAGATCATATTGAGAGAAAAAAGATGGCTGTTGTAAAAGATGGACGTTATGCTTTAACATTATACAGAGTTCTCGAAAGGTATAAAAATAATTCTCTTGTAGAAGCGGTAATAAAAACCGGTCGCACTCATCAGATTAGAGTTCATATGGCATATATTGGGCATCCAATTGTAGGTGATGAAGTTTACGGATATAAAAAACAGAGATTTAATCTTTCAGGTCAGGCACTACATTCAAAGCTTTTAGGCTTAGTGCATCCGTCTAAGAAAGTTTATATGGAATTTGAGGCGCCGGTTCCTGAATATTTTGAAAAGTTAATGAAAGTATTAAAAGAAAAGCAGTAG
- a CDS encoding Rrf2 family transcriptional regulator: protein MRLSTKGRYGVQAMFELALYYGEGPISLKVIAENEGLSEHYLEQLIAVLRKADLVKSIRGAQGGYMLSAPPDKITVGDVIRTLEGSLAPSDCVVEDIPFECSRSGGCPTKVVLEKIRDAINKVIDSITLQDMVDDYKKMIQKNSYMYYI from the coding sequence ATGAGATTATCGACAAAGGGAAGATATGGAGTTCAAGCTATGTTCGAGCTTGCATTGTATTATGGTGAGGGACCGATATCTTTAAAGGTTATAGCTGAAAATGAAGGACTATCAGAACATTATTTAGAACAGCTTATTGCTGTTTTAAGAAAGGCTGATTTAGTAAAAAGCATACGTGGAGCGCAAGGCGGGTATATGTTGTCTGCTCCGCCTGATAAGATTACTGTAGGGGATGTTATTAGAACTTTGGAAGGGTCACTTGCTCCTTCAGATTGTGTTGTAGAGGATATACCATTTGAATGCAGTAGATCAGGTGGATGTCCGACAAAAGTTGTATTAGAAAAAATTAGAGATGCTATAAACAAAGTGATTGATTCGATCACATTACAGGATATGGTTGATGATTATAAAAAAATGATACAGAAAAATTCTTACATGTATTATATATAG
- a CDS encoding metal-sensitive transcriptional regulator has protein sequence MNSYQDEKDDLLRRLKKIEGQIKGIQKMIEKDIYCVDVLIQVAAVRSAINSVGKILLKSHTLGCVKDAINTEKQDDMIDELVETFMKFMK, from the coding sequence ATGAATTCATATCAAGATGAAAAAGACGATTTGCTAAGAAGGCTAAAAAAAATAGAGGGACAAATAAAGGGAATACAGAAAATGATAGAAAAAGACATATACTGTGTGGATGTCCTTATACAGGTTGCTGCTGTAAGATCTGCAATAAATAGTGTAGGTAAAATATTGCTTAAGAGTCATACTCTTGGGTGCGTGAAGGATGCTATAAATACTGAAAAGCAGGATGACATGATTGACGAGCTTGTTGAGACATTTATGAAATTTATGAAATGA
- the hisS gene encoding histidine--tRNA ligase — MLTKAPRGTKDVLPSEAYKWQYLENMIREICADFGFKEIRTPGFEHTELFLRGVGESTDIVRKEMYTFNDKSGRSITLKPEGTSPAVRAFVEHNLYAETMPVKIYYITPVYRYERPQSGRLREHHQFGIEMFGSHDALADAEVISVAMTLLNKLGLKNLELNINSIGCPNCRREYNEALKGFLGENIENLCDDCKERYKINPMRVLDCKVESCKRILKDAPLMLNYLCDDCKDHFESLQSYLKEAGFNFVINPRIVRGLDYYTKTAFEIISNDIGAQGTVCGGGRYDGLVEECGGPSVPGVGFGLGLERLLLTIENSGIEIPAPKRPDLFICTIGNEAKKYAFSMATKLRSLGISVEIDNMGRSLKAQMKYANKLNVRYTIILGEDELKNGKVKLKDMDTGEENAIEIDKIYDKISK; from the coding sequence ATGCTTACAAAAGCGCCTAGAGGGACAAAAGATGTACTTCCATCAGAAGCATATAAATGGCAGTATTTAGAAAATATGATAAGAGAAATATGTGCAGATTTTGGATTCAAAGAAATCAGGACGCCTGGGTTTGAGCATACTGAACTATTTTTAAGAGGTGTTGGCGAGTCAACTGATATTGTCAGAAAGGAAATGTACACTTTTAATGACAAGAGTGGTAGAAGTATTACCTTAAAGCCTGAGGGGACGTCACCTGCTGTAAGAGCATTTGTTGAACACAATTTATACGCAGAAACGATGCCAGTTAAGATTTACTACATAACACCCGTATATAGATATGAAAGACCTCAATCAGGTAGGCTTAGGGAACACCATCAATTTGGCATAGAAATGTTTGGTTCACATGATGCATTGGCTGATGCTGAAGTAATCAGTGTTGCTATGACTTTACTCAATAAATTGGGACTTAAAAATTTGGAGCTAAATATCAACAGTATTGGATGTCCTAACTGCAGAAGGGAATATAACGAAGCATTAAAGGGATTTTTAGGAGAAAATATTGAAAATTTATGCGATGATTGCAAAGAAAGATATAAGATAAATCCCATGAGAGTTCTTGATTGCAAAGTTGAGAGTTGCAAAAGAATATTGAAAGATGCGCCGTTAATGCTTAATTATCTTTGTGATGATTGCAAAGACCACTTTGAAAGTCTTCAATCTTATTTAAAAGAAGCGGGATTTAACTTTGTCATTAATCCTAGGATAGTTAGAGGACTTGACTATTATACTAAGACAGCTTTTGAAATAATATCAAACGACATAGGTGCACAAGGTACTGTTTGTGGTGGAGGAAGATACGATGGTTTAGTAGAAGAATGTGGAGGTCCTTCTGTACCTGGTGTAGGGTTTGGATTGGGACTTGAACGTTTGTTGCTGACGATTGAAAACAGCGGCATTGAAATACCCGCTCCAAAGCGTCCAGATCTTTTCATATGCACAATCGGAAATGAAGCAAAGAAATATGCGTTTTCTATGGCTACAAAACTTAGGAGTTTGGGAATTTCAGTTGAGATTGACAATATGGGAAGAAGTCTTAAAGCACAGATGAAATACGCTAATAAACTAAATGTAAGGTATACGATAATTTTAGGTGAAGACGAACTTAAAAATGGCAAGGTTAAATTGAAAGACATGGACACTGGAGAAGAAAATGCAATTGAGATTGATAAAATTTATGATAAAATTTCAAAGTAG
- the trxA gene encoding thioredoxin has protein sequence MAEVTITKDNFQEEVVNSNIPVLVDFWAEWCGPCRMVSPIIEELAEDYEGKVKVGKINVDEENELAMQFRIMSIPTIGLFKGGKMVDKIIGARPKSDFEDFINRNL, from the coding sequence ATGGCTGAAGTTACAATAACAAAGGACAATTTTCAGGAAGAGGTAGTTAATTCGAATATACCTGTTTTGGTAGATTTTTGGGCAGAATGGTGTGGACCTTGCAGAATGGTATCGCCTATAATAGAAGAGTTAGCTGAAGATTATGAAGGGAAAGTGAAAGTTGGCAAAATCAATGTTGATGAAGAAAACGAGCTTGCTATGCAATTTAGGATCATGAGCATACCTACTATAGGACTTTTCAAAGGTGGCAAAATGGTGGATAAAATCATAGGAGCAAGGCCAAAATCTGATTTTGAAGATTTTATAAACAGAAATTTATAA
- a CDS encoding tRNA threonylcarbamoyladenosine dehydratase yields MLHAFSRTELLIGKDNLDKLKRSTVAVFGMGGVGSYTAEALARSGIGKLVIVDDDTVCLTNINRQIHATRKTVGKPKVEVMKERLLEINSKLEVISHQTFYSSENSSTLLSRDYDYVVDAIDTVSSKIDLVVKCNEMGIPIISCMGAANKLDPTKFEVADIYDTSICPLAKVMRYELRKRGIRSLKVVYSKEKPIKPLLNVETCKEQCICTNKERTCVKRRQIPGSVSFVPPVAGFILAGEVIKDILGYK; encoded by the coding sequence TTGTTACACGCTTTTTCGAGAACGGAACTATTAATAGGAAAAGATAATTTAGATAAATTAAAAAGATCTACTGTCGCTGTTTTTGGGATGGGCGGTGTAGGATCGTACACAGCAGAAGCTTTAGCACGAAGTGGCATTGGAAAATTGGTAATAGTAGACGATGACACAGTCTGCTTAACTAACATAAATAGACAAATACATGCTACAAGAAAAACAGTTGGCAAACCAAAAGTTGAAGTAATGAAAGAAAGACTTTTAGAGATAAATTCTAAACTTGAAGTTATATCACATCAAACCTTTTATAGCAGTGAGAATAGTAGTACCTTATTGTCTCGGGATTACGATTATGTAGTAGACGCTATTGATACAGTATCGTCAAAGATAGATCTTGTAGTAAAATGCAATGAGATGGGCATACCGATTATAAGCTGCATGGGTGCAGCAAATAAACTAGATCCTACAAAATTTGAGGTGGCTGATATATACGATACGAGTATATGTCCTCTTGCAAAAGTTATGAGGTATGAGCTTAGAAAACGCGGTATAAGATCGCTAAAAGTTGTTTATTCTAAAGAAAAGCCCATAAAACCTCTTTTGAATGTGGAAACTTGTAAAGAACAGTGTATATGCACAAATAAAGAAAGAACTTGTGTCAAAAGAAGGCAGATACCAGGTAGTGTATCTTTTGTACCACCTGTAGCAGGATTTATATTGGCTGGTGAAGTTATAAAGGATATACTTGGGTACAAGTGA
- the aspS gene encoding aspartate--tRNA ligase — translation MGEQLAGMKRTHMCGELTINDVGKNVVVMGWVQRRRDLGGLIFLELRDRTGLIQIVFSEQLSKEAFDKAQHVRNEYVLAASGKVVKRTEENVNPNLETGNIEIYVSEFKILSKAETPPFMVEDRNNVSEAIRLKYRYLDLRRPSMQKILLTRYKITRIVRDFLDKNGFIDIETPLLIKSTPEGARDYLVPSRVQPGKFYALPQSPQIFKQLLMISGFDRYYQIAKCLRDEDLRADRQPEFTQIDIEMSFVDEDDVISINERMIAKIFKEILNIDLEVPFRRISWQEAMDRFGSDKPDLRFGMELKNLSSIFADSEFKVFRDAIENGGSVRAINVKGAASIPRRQLDELVEYVKTYKAKGLVWIQMSDDGPKSQISKFLKEDELAQVLNVMEAEKGDLILIVADRNNMIVYDALGHLRLEMGRRYNLIDENKYEFLWVVDFPLLEYSEEEKRYVAMHHPFTAPKDEDIEMLDKNPGQVRAKAYDIVLNGMEIGGGSIRIHDTELQKKMFKVLGFTDEDAEARFGFLLNAFKYGAPPHGGIAYGLDRLTMILTGTDNIRDVIAFPKTQNACDLMSDAPSEVSKEQLDELHIKVDL, via the coding sequence ATGGGAGAGCAATTGGCAGGCATGAAAAGAACACATATGTGCGGAGAACTTACAATTAACGATGTTGGGAAAAATGTCGTTGTGATGGGATGGGTTCAGAGAAGAAGAGATCTTGGAGGACTCATATTTTTAGAATTGCGGGATAGGACCGGGCTTATACAGATTGTTTTTAGTGAGCAGCTTTCAAAGGAAGCATTTGATAAAGCTCAGCATGTGAGAAATGAGTATGTTTTGGCTGCATCAGGTAAAGTTGTAAAGAGAACTGAAGAAAATGTGAATCCAAATCTTGAGACAGGAAACATAGAGATTTACGTAAGCGAATTTAAAATTTTAAGCAAAGCTGAGACACCACCATTCATGGTGGAGGATAGAAATAATGTGTCTGAGGCGATTAGATTAAAGTACAGATATTTGGATTTAAGAAGACCATCAATGCAGAAGATTTTGCTTACAAGATACAAGATAACGAGAATTGTGAGAGACTTTTTGGATAAAAACGGCTTTATAGACATAGAAACGCCGCTTCTCATAAAAAGCACTCCAGAAGGAGCTAGAGATTATCTTGTTCCAAGTAGGGTACAACCTGGCAAATTTTATGCCTTGCCCCAATCGCCACAGATATTTAAACAGCTTTTAATGATATCAGGCTTTGATAGGTACTATCAGATTGCAAAATGCTTAAGAGATGAGGATTTAAGGGCAGATAGGCAGCCTGAGTTTACGCAGATCGATATAGAGATGTCGTTTGTCGATGAAGATGATGTCATATCCATAAATGAGCGTATGATAGCTAAAATATTTAAGGAAATTTTGAATATCGACTTGGAAGTTCCTTTTAGGAGAATTTCTTGGCAGGAAGCAATGGACAGGTTTGGCTCTGACAAGCCTGATTTAAGATTTGGAATGGAGTTGAAAAATCTTTCATCAATATTTGCAGACTCTGAATTTAAAGTTTTTAGAGATGCAATAGAAAATGGTGGTTCTGTAAGGGCAATAAATGTGAAAGGTGCAGCATCTATTCCTAGAAGACAATTAGATGAGCTTGTAGAATATGTAAAAACATATAAAGCTAAAGGACTTGTATGGATACAGATGTCAGATGATGGTCCAAAATCCCAAATCTCAAAATTTTTAAAAGAGGATGAGTTGGCACAGGTCTTAAATGTGATGGAAGCAGAAAAAGGCGATTTGATATTAATAGTAGCTGACAGAAACAATATGATAGTTTATGATGCTTTAGGTCATTTGAGATTGGAAATGGGGAGAAGATACAATCTCATTGACGAGAACAAATACGAATTTTTGTGGGTTGTCGATTTTCCATTGTTGGAATACAGCGAAGAAGAAAAAAGATATGTTGCGATGCACCACCCGTTTACTGCTCCAAAAGATGAAGATATAGAAATGCTTGACAAGAATCCGGGACAGGTAAGAGCAAAAGCGTATGACATAGTTCTAAATGGTATGGAAATAGGTGGTGGCAGTATTAGGATACATGATACGGAATTGCAGAAGAAGATGTTTAAAGTGCTTGGTTTTACCGATGAAGATGCAGAGGCGCGATTTGGGTTTTTGCTGAATGCTTTTAAATATGGAGCACCGCCACATGGTGGCATTGCATATGGGCTTGACAGATTGACAATGATACTTACGGGTACAGATAATATAAGAGATGTTATCGCATTTCCAAAGACCCAGAATGCATGCGATCTTATGTCAGATGCGCCATCTGAAGTTTCGAAAGAACAGTTAGATGAATTGCACATAAAGGTTGATCTATAA
- the uppS gene encoding polyprenyl diphosphate synthase, whose amino-acid sequence MYRIPNHIGIIPDGNRRWAQNRNMPKEAGYSFGLEPGITLYKMCREIGVKELTFYGFTQDNTKRPSVQTEAFKKACIDAVKMLEKEDADLLVIGNYNSPMFPQELLPYCKRKKIGSGKMKVNFLVNYGWQWDLNNALKALSSGEKRDILDLISSKEVSRIDLIIRWGGRRRLSGFLPVQSIYSDFYVIDDYWPDFKPQHLYDALEWYSKQDITLGG is encoded by the coding sequence ATGTATCGAATTCCTAATCACATTGGTATTATTCCTGATGGAAATAGGCGTTGGGCACAAAATAGAAATATGCCTAAAGAAGCTGGATATTCATTCGGTTTAGAACCGGGAATAACATTGTATAAGATGTGCAGAGAGATTGGCGTTAAAGAATTAACTTTCTATGGATTTACGCAGGATAACACAAAGCGACCATCTGTTCAAACAGAAGCATTTAAAAAAGCGTGCATTGATGCTGTTAAAATGCTTGAAAAAGAAGATGCAGATCTTTTGGTCATAGGAAACTATAATTCTCCCATGTTTCCGCAAGAGTTGCTGCCATATTGTAAACGAAAGAAGATTGGTAGTGGAAAAATGAAGGTTAATTTTCTTGTTAATTATGGATGGCAGTGGGACTTGAATAATGCATTGAAGGCTTTAAGCAGTGGAGAAAAAAGAGATATACTAGATTTAATTTCATCAAAAGAAGTATCGCGAATAGATTTAATCATAAGGTGGGGTGGCAGAAGGAGGTTAAGCGGATTTTTGCCTGTCCAGTCGATATATTCTGATTTTTATGTAATTGATGATTATTGGCCGGATTTTAAGCCTCAACATCTTTATGATGCCCTTGAATGGTATTCAAAACAAGATATTACACTTGGTGGATAA
- a CDS encoding replication-associated recombination protein A, with protein sequence MDMFQFALNNFRKNNAPLADRMRPTTLDEFVGQKHILGHDKLLYRAIKADKVRSLIFYGPPGTGKTTLANIIANTTKSSFEKLNAVTSGVTDIKKIVNESKDRLSMYGKRTILFVDEIHRFNKSQQDALLPYVEDGTIILIGATTENPYFEVIRPLVSRSMIFELYPLSDDDIREIVLRALNDEKRGLGNEKIKITDDALNHIIAYSDGDARTALNAIELAFLTTERDENGVINIDIEVAQECIQRKVLKYDKNSDNHYDTISAFIKSMRGSDPDAALYWLAKMIYAGEDPMFIARRIVICAAEDVGNADPNALNIAVSAMQAVNQIGMPEGRIILAQAAIYVACAPKSNSAIMGIDSALDDIKNLKTGAVPKHLQDAHYKGAKNLNRGVGYKYAHDFKNHYVKQQYLPDELIGKKYYCPSAMGYEKKISAWLKFLKDGGNG encoded by the coding sequence ATGGATATGTTTCAATTTGCACTAAACAATTTTAGAAAAAACAATGCACCGTTGGCAGATCGCATGAGGCCAACTACGCTTGATGAGTTTGTTGGTCAAAAGCATATATTGGGGCATGATAAGCTTTTATATAGAGCTATAAAAGCGGATAAAGTCAGATCGCTTATATTTTACGGACCTCCTGGTACAGGCAAGACAACGCTTGCAAATATAATAGCTAATACGACGAAATCAAGCTTTGAAAAATTAAATGCTGTAACATCAGGAGTTACAGATATAAAGAAAATAGTAAATGAGTCAAAAGATAGATTATCTATGTATGGAAAAAGAACCATATTATTTGTTGATGAGATACATAGATTTAATAAATCGCAGCAGGATGCACTGCTTCCGTATGTTGAAGATGGGACGATAATTTTGATTGGTGCTACAACTGAAAATCCTTATTTTGAGGTTATCCGTCCTTTAGTATCAAGGTCTATGATATTTGAATTATACCCTCTTAGTGATGATGATATAAGAGAAATAGTTTTACGAGCTTTAAACGATGAAAAGCGTGGACTTGGAAATGAAAAGATCAAGATTACAGATGATGCGTTAAATCATATAATTGCATATTCTGATGGTGATGCAAGGACGGCACTTAACGCGATAGAATTAGCATTTTTAACTACAGAGAGAGATGAAAATGGAGTAATTAACATAGACATTGAAGTAGCTCAAGAGTGTATCCAAAGAAAAGTGCTAAAGTATGACAAAAATAGTGACAATCATTATGACACTATTTCTGCTTTTATCAAAAGCATGAGGGGGTCCGATCCTGATGCTGCTTTATATTGGCTTGCAAAGATGATATACGCTGGAGAAGATCCCATGTTTATCGCAAGAAGAATAGTTATTTGTGCAGCAGAGGATGTTGGAAATGCAGATCCTAATGCGCTTAATATAGCCGTATCTGCTATGCAAGCAGTAAATCAGATCGGTATGCCTGAAGGAAGAATAATACTTGCACAGGCTGCAATTTATGTTGCCTGTGCGCCTAAAAGCAATTCAGCTATAATGGGCATAGATAGTGCACTTGATGACATTAAAAATCTAAAAACTGGTGCTGTTCCAAAGCACCTTCAAGATGCCCATTATAAAGGTGCAAAAAATTTAAATCGAGGTGTTGGGTATAAGTATGCACATGATTTTAAAAATCATTATGTAAAACAACAATACCTTCCAGACGAATTAATAGGGAAAAAATATTATTGTCCATCTGCAATGGGGTATGAAAAGAAAATATCAGCTTGGCTTAAGTTTTTGAAAGATGGCGGTAATGGTTAA
- the lspA gene encoding signal peptidase II: MELITVILAIVIDQISKYFVVRYLKPIGTFPIIDNVFNFTYVENKGAAFGILQNKTVFFIIITVIVGTILVYSIVNVPSSTFYKFTLSMILGGAIGNLIDRVRLGYVVDFIDFRFFPAVFNLADSMIVVGAILLCYTLIFKKESQ; this comes from the coding sequence TTGGAACTAATTACTGTCATATTAGCTATTGTAATTGACCAAATTTCAAAATACTTTGTAGTGAGGTATTTAAAACCCATTGGGACTTTTCCTATAATAGACAATGTATTTAACTTTACGTACGTTGAAAATAAAGGTGCTGCTTTTGGAATATTGCAAAATAAGACAGTATTTTTTATAATAATAACTGTTATTGTTGGGACAATATTGGTGTATTCAATTGTAAATGTACCCAGCAGTACATTTTATAAGTTTACTTTATCTATGATTCTCGGTGGAGCCATTGGAAATTTAATCGATAGAGTCAGATTAGGATATGTTGTAGATTTCATTGATTTTAGATTTTTTCCAGCAGTCTTTAATTTAGCTGATTCCATGATAGTAGTAGGCGCTATATTGTTGTGTTATACTTTAATATTTAAAAAAGAAAGTCAATAA